One segment of Carya illinoinensis cultivar Pawnee chromosome 1, C.illinoinensisPawnee_v1, whole genome shotgun sequence DNA contains the following:
- the LOC122316349 gene encoding vesicle-associated membrane protein 722-like — protein sequence MGQQSLIYSFVARGTVILAEYTEFTGNFTSIASQCLQKLPASNNKFTYNCDGHTFNYLVDNGFTYCIVAVESAGRQIPIALLERVKEDFNKRYGGGKAATAVANSLNKEFGPKLKEHMQYCADHPEEISKLAKVKAQVSEVKGVMMENIEKVLDRGEKIELLVDKTENLRSQAQDFRQQGTQMRRKMWLQNMKIKLIVLGIIIALILIIVLSVCRGFNC from the exons ATGGGGCAGCAATCTCTGATCTACAGCTTCGTGGCTCGGGGCACGGTGATCCTTGCCGAGTACACAGAGTTTACCGGAAATTTCACCAGCATCGCCTCCCAATGCCTCCAGAAGCTCCCTGCTTCCAACAACAAGTTCACCTACAATTGCGACGGCCACACCTTCAATTACCTCGTCGACAACGGCTTTA CCTATTGTATAGTTGCTGTTGAATCTGCTGGCAGACAGATTCCCATTGCCTTATTGGAGCGAGTTAAGGAAGATTTCAACAAGAGATATGGTGGAGGGAAAGCTGCGACTGCTGTTGCCAACAGCCTGAATAAAGAGTTTGG ACCCAAACTGAAGGAGCACATGCAGTACTGTGCTGATCACCCTGAAGAGATAAGCAAGCTTGCGAAAGTGAAGGCTCAGGTTTCTGAAGTCAAGGGCGTTATGATGGAAAATATTGAGAAG GTTCTTGACCGCGGCGAGAAGATCGAGCTGCTGGTGGATAAAACTGAGAACCTTCGCTCGCAG GCCCAAGATTTTAGGCAACAGGGAACTCAGATGAGAAGGAAGATGTGGCTCCAAAATATGAAGATAAAATTGATTGTGTTGGGTATTATCATTGCCTTGATTCTAATCATTGTCTTGTCTGTTTGCCGTGGCTTCAATTGTTAA